gagattaaaaaatcttaacttaatttctttttaaaaaataacaataattaataaatttaaccgAAATGTGAAAACACTAAGCTACTTATATATCTAAAATTCTCTTTCTAGACTGATTTTACTGAATTGAATGACCAAATCAGTTCAGCGTTTGTGACATGAACAGTTCttgaaagttatatatatataattgataagaAAGGTACATCATAGATGCATATCATATTAAATCTAAATTTGTAAGATATtccatatataatttgaaaaagtaattCAGTGTAAGATAAAAGATGTTAGAAGAGAAGTAGTggataaaataagaagaaaatgattataagattgataaaaaaacaattacagaGAATTAACATGGGAAGAAGTGAAAAAGGTTCCCTCTGTGAAACACTAAATAGACATGAGATATGAGAATGAATCATCAAACAGTTTGAGGAAATGAATATAGTAAATAAACGTAAGAGTAAAAGTTGGTTTGTTCTTAAAAGTTAGAGTGTTGAATTTTTCATGCACGTGAAAGAATTTGTTCTTGCTTGGTCTGAGCTCAGTTCACAATGCATGTGACAGAAGATGGAAAAAGGAAACTTCACAGCCATTTCTCCACCTCCATCACTCCCATgtgattcatctattttcaacTAATTAGCTCATTGGCTAAGTAATCAAATCGAGAAAAAGAATTTTCACGAATGCATTTTATATACTTCTCCGACTGTATGTACGACCTCAGACAACACAAATCCAGAGGACTATATTATAtcttatactatattatataatataacctTACTTTATCAAGATAACGTCTTCCATCACTGTTAATTGTGTTATTAAATTACTCATTTCAATAGCTAAATATgaatcttctcttctttcttttttttttttccctttttcttttgcttgaaATTGTAGGTTGCGTGTTTTCTTCagtcaatatattataaaaagtcTCAAAAGAATATGCAGAGAataaagcaaaaaagaaaagggaagaagaagcTTATTTAATTTACCCCAAtcttatttataaacaaaagctcgagtatattaaattaataagcAGTGCATTATTAGACTGAGAGGAAGCTAAGATTGCGGTGGTCACATGACACTCTTCCACTGTACCAATGAGTGATGTATGAATACacactaataatatatatatacgtatACTACTTGTATGGCAAATGGCAAATACGTACGTAGTCACAAGACTCAAccctaataaaaaaaagtctcaCAAGTCATTCTCTATACTCACACTACCTTCATGCATTTATTTAAGGCCACCACGTATGTTGTTTTCCATTGTCCCTTTGCTCAGATTGAATTtcgaatatttttttctttctcatatatgattaattaattctGCAATTAAAGTAATAGCACCTCAGATAGATAAAGATTCTTTCACAAGCCATTTTCATGAAAACCTAAGTCAGTTCAAAACGTGTTAGTCTGGGCTGTTTCTCACCTCCCAAGCCCAAACTAATGAAACTAGGGTTTATTTCCTACACTTTATAACTTCTTCCCTCACATTCAcaatgtaaaaaataacaatatccTTAAAATTTCACTGTTGACTataaataagatcaatttataatatttataaacttcattttaaaaactgattttatgaaattaagttagacttaaagtttatttcttaaCTATAACATATCATACATCTTTTTCTCAAATGATGGAAATAGAGACTTGATTATACATgattcaaaagttatttttgttcatTCAAATATCGTGTGGCTCGATTTTAATCTACGATTTGAACAGATTTTGATCTAAAaggtttgataaataaaatattaaataaggtATACAGAAAATTAAGCATATTGACAGAGGTGTAATCTGAATACATGATTAGGAAGattgaaaagacaaaaaatgaGCGTTCTTAAATATGTGATAATATAAACAAAGGAGAAGGCCATattttgcaaataaaaaaaagtaaggtTAGATATTGATGTCTCCTTAGCTATAAGCCATACACATCTTTGACCAAGCTTCATGCAGAAACAAGAAGTTGCTTGAAGCCATTCCAATTCCACACACGAAGTGGACAAAACAACCCTTCATATTTACTACTTAGAATATTAAGATCATGGCTAGCTACATGCCATGCCATATGCATAGTGCCATTTAAATTTGCAggttttcctttaaaaaaataatactgtTCAACTGCATGAGCATGGGGTAGTATTTGCCATGTTCGTCAATAGTTTATTCTTTACTCACTTTCATAACAACACCCTCCATATTGCTTCAACAAATATCTAATGcattaaataaacaacaatatcAGAAGACACGTTAGGAGGATAAAAAACTATGTTTTGTGTAGTTTAGGACCATTTAATATGCTTGCTTACAGTGTCCGTAGTTAAAAAAAGATTCAACATTTGTTGATTAAGTATATGTAAATAAGAATTTGCTACACATTTAGCCGAAGTAGAACTTGTTGgaaataaactaaaatgttGACAAAAACaccttttattttaactaaattttattaagagttaaaaaaCTTCTTTAAACGGTTACTAGAATTAACTAAACATcttttaacttgtttttcttattcaataGACTCAAATTTAAGGCTTGTTATGAGATAACAAGTAtctttaaaaaagattaattatgttCAAATTAGATATAAAGTCTTAAAAGTATCCTCTgtaatgattatattaaaagtcTTAAAAAAACACATAGGAAAGCAAAATGACAACAGTTGCGTGTATTATTAAGCACTTTGGATAAATAAAGTAGTAGTAGAGGCTACGAGGTACGACGGAGTGAGGGTCTCACATGGTCATGTATGGTTATGACGGAGACATAGTCTCTTTCGTCAAGGCTGTTTTCAGAGAAGATGGAGACATGTCATTTTTTGTCTACACTTCACTTTATTTACCTGCACATCATGTCCCCAAAAAACTATACTCAACATAATTTCCTCCAACTTTTCAAACGTCGGTTCTCACATACCATATCTGAATTAATCAGCCCCCAAACTACACTTATTATAGATGACGCAAGTAAATGCACTGATTCTAATGCTATTGCTAACAAGTTCAGGAACATGCATGAGCAGAAATGATGACCAGGTGAATcaccatttttttgttttttattcaccAACTGAGGTTTGCATAGGTTGATCTGTAAAACAATTTGCACTGGAATGATCACACATTTTATGGGAACCGTTGCAACTGACACAACAAGATCAAAGGATTCTCCCAATATACTTGTTATAGTGAAGTGTCTAGAAAACTTGAAAACAGTTAACAGGTAGAACATCACAGCAAAGTAAATAATGTCTCTGATCTGCCCATCAATTGTCTTCAAAACCTCTTATCGCGGGGTGCTGAGACCCATTTCTgagaaaaaggataaaaattacATAAGCAAAGGCTTACAACAGGAAGTCTTATCTACACAACAGAATAATAACTAAGCAAAGCAAGTGACTTTTAACACAAACAGTACCAGAGCAAAAAATCAAAGCGACGCAGTTCGTGAAAAAATGGCTGTGAATATGTAAAAAGGCTGAAGCTTGAAGGTAAATAAACATACAAGGTAGCAGCAGGCAGGCATTGCATCCTTTGGTTTTACATGGAAATTGAAAAGGAGAATTATAGATGAATTATTTTGTTCACATCCCAGATTTGGTTTTACACATTTACTGAGAACTTGATAGTTTTAGCTTCTACATtccaaatatcattttttactttttaaatggGTTTCCAAATGCTATTCATCACATGGATGAAACCAATGAATAACAAGCATAGCATTGTTGTCACCTAAGTTGTTTATTGAGACAACGCTTAGGAAAAGTATAATTGTCTATGACAGAAACGGGATCAGAATTAtacagaaaatgagaaaaagtcCCCTGAATATAGTATGATCACGCTCACAGAGACTTGGCGGTCTGCACTTCTCAAATGAAAGGATACCCTTCTCTGGATCCTCCGTCCCATTTATAACCAACTGCATGCCTTACTCCGTTTTGTTCAATCCCCTAATTACAAGAAACTTACTGAATCTAACAATTAACTAACTAAGACCGTTAACTAACATGTACTAAATAATGTGAGAGTTGAATCTCCCCTCTTATCCTTTGGAAATCAGAATTTTAGTAAACCTTAAGTGTTCTCTGGCCACACCATGATCCAAGTCGTTCTGTTCCAGTCTGTCGTGTGTTCTCTCAGCCCTCAGTTACTGTTGTGTCCCTGTATTCTCTTTAATTTGATCACCCTTCTGTTGCAGTATATTCTACATTCTGAAACAGTTCGTTCAAGATTCATCTTTCTCTACAGTGTCTTCTtctattttaccattttttaattCTCTGGTTTgggtttttaaatttaaacatttataaactaacatgtataaaataattgttttagttCATACAATTCAATAGCTAACCTAATCACAATGTAGCAGCCCCACTATAGAATTTTCAGTGTCTTCCTTCCCAAGGTTGATAACTGCACTGAGTAGTTCTTTATTTAGTGTGAACTATAAAGAATGAAATACATGCGACGCCTTCGTAATGGCAGAAAGGTGAATATTCACTACGATGAGTTGATATGTACAGAAGTTCTACCCAAGAATATGGATAATCCACTGTGTCCACTTATGACTTTCTAGATaggaaaaattaaatgcaataaTATGAATCAAAGCTCAGATCTTGgttcaacaaaatattttattgcttCAAATGTGGTCTATTGTACGTACCTTGATATCATTTAGGTACAGATCATATCCTTAATTATACAACCTAAGTAATCGGTTCTTCCAAAGATTCAAGGGTAACAATGAGGGGATTTGGAATGGCAACTTGGTGGTGAGCATGTGTGCACTTTGCAATGGATAAATCAAGGCTTTCCAGGTTCATATGCATGAGCTTCGAAAGTGAAAGTCAACAAGCACAAACAACTCATGgagtgtttgtttgtgttggAGAGGCTATAGCTCAGGTTGTAGGatatgttttgaattaaaagGTCTAAAGATCATTTGACAAATTCAGAACACAAACTTCTTGAGTCTTTTGAGACCCTCAACCTAGAAGCAACATTTTGGCTGCTTTTACATTGAATAAAATCTGGCTTCGGtgtattgataaaaaaatttcctATTAACTTGATATTATCTTACTGTTTCAATAATATCAACTCTATCAAGACAacattcatcataaaaaagtcAGTTGCCAAATAAATGTTTCCAAATATAGTGCACATTCGGATTCACATCGAACCATCCAAAATTATGTTGAAATAACAACTGATGTAATTTTAGATAAATGTTCATATGTTTAGTCTAACTTCAAGTTGTTGATTACGGGGCCAACATTAATTGAGTTGAGGTAACTTTAAAAAGCTTTtgtattgtataaaaaaatttagagttTTACAACTAACTAGCTTTTAGAATAAAAATCGCCAAACATAAATCACTTCACTTCAAAAACACTTTTGCGAGTTCACTCAAACTCACATAAAGCCATCCACCCAATTCCcattttaaccaaaataaattttagaaaagaatgTTCATTTAAAATCAAGTTTGTAAACTCCAATTCAAAGACAGTCTTAGTGTGGTACAACTACACTGCAATCCAACTACTACACAGTGTGAATCAgtgagaaaataataaaagaaaatcacaaaaatattacGAACAATGGACATAGAAAGAACTATCACAATGTAAAGTGATGGATATTCTCCaccaaatataaatttcattgcTCCTACTGTTTTAATGCCGCTAAACTTcactttatttacttttctatCAGTTCTTCAATATGAATGTGGACACAGTAGTTTTGAGGCCGCTCCCTAAGCAACAATACAATCTTATATAGGACAATGGATATGCGAGGTTAAGGCTGCGTACAATGACACCACCCATTCCTTCACATAGCGAGGAGCCTCTGACACAAGAGTACGTCagtattttttagttttttattctcCTCAGATTATCAGACGATATATTATTAACAAGAGCTCACAGGCCACTCTGAAAGCAAAACTACAATCTTGTATAGGTTAAAAATAACCTGATAGCAACTTCCTCTTGTTTTGCTAAAATATAGACACAGCAAGTTGCCTAATCATGAACACAATGAAACAAGCACTGAGACTATACGATGCATAATAGATAGGGATATGGAACTCGAAGAAATGATAATGCGGTTAGTTTGAGAAAAACTCAGTATGCCTTAGTTTGATTGGGTAGATGACATTAATAAAAGAGGGGAAGTAGCAATGAAGCTTACAGAGAAGAAAGGGGTAAAAAAGAATTGGAGAAATCAAACTCCGGGATTGGCACTGCAGAGCATACCCTGGGACAACGACCTCGACCTACTCGAATCGATGCCTAGACAAGAAGTGAGGCGCGCCGACGACACCGCCGAGTGCAGCGGAAGCAGCGACTGCAGGCAACCGAGCTCCCCACCCACCCAcctgaacaaaaaaaaataaaagaagcgcagaataaacataaaatccAATTGGGTCGAAGAAAAGGGATCACTTGGTAGGGGAAACAGTCTTGCCTGGCCGTAACCGGAGAACGAGTTTTGAGGAGAAAAGCTGAGGGTGTGGGCTTGGAAGCTGGTTTTGTGATGGTGGATTTGATAAAGGACAATGCTGGTTGGGAAACAGATCTATAACGAGAAGCCATTGCAGCCACCCACCAAATTCCAGAGTTAGGGCTTTCACTTGTCACCGTTCAAGAAAGGGTTTTGCTGAGGGTTTTGTCCTTTTTcactattatttttcttgttcttcttctgcttcttttctttttttcatttttttttcctttttcctttattttccattttaataaaaagaggaaaaaattgAGGTAACTTGtaagagagaaatgaaaaataaataaataaataacttgcCTTTGAGTTAAATAGTTGAGATAAGGGGTCTTATTTGTTCGTTTTAACCatgaataacataaataattattttttatttaaaaaacttattgtACTACATGAAACAGTTTATggttatataaacaaatatattaccTGGTATTAATAATGAGATTGTTTTACgactttacaaatataaaatatttaattgtttaaaaatatagtacTTTGATGATTAATCATCATGTTTGGCtgttacaaattttataaatacactACTAATGTGAGTGGATTGTATTATTTGAGAAAGATTAGACAATTAAGAAAAGAGAATTCTGAGTCTTAAACAATTTTAACCGAAATACTTAATTGATTTCTAAACTGCTTgttataattttctcttttaggtttaataagaaaattatttaattctgaatttctgattcccaaaatttaaaatttgtatgctTATAGTATTTAACATTAAACGTAAAAATGTAAACTAagaagtttttttataaaaattaaaataaaatctaatattttcatatactaTTAAAGTGAACTTGttccattgaaaaaaaaaatacttaaatttgaattttggaaattagaaaaagaaaaacatatatataaagatattttagtaaataattttaggattaaatatgtttttagtctctatactttaagatgattttggttttagtccctctttcaaactaaggtacaatttagtccttcaaccttaaaaaaactctggttttagtcctttttaccagaaattttttaactttatttgctgtttcaagtacgtttcattatagtatttggattatttatcctgtttgacacatttttgcttcaatgttaactcagaaacgcgtttgaaatagcaaataaagttaaaaaaatttggtaaaaaggactaaaaccaaaatcgccacaaagtatagggactaaaaacatatttaacccataattttaataaaactaaccAAGTACTAATGATATAATAATCcatataattacttttatatatatttttatgacttgcaaaccaaacaataaaatatttcttctttagttttctttatGAAGGTCTTGTCAATGTCATGTTTAATCTGATTAACCTGTTAAGATGTATATCCtgagttaattaaatttttcaccaaaagaaagttaatttaaatgaattttaatttaacttaacgTGATTTAAAGTTTAGCTACCACAATGTTAATAAGATCATTGACctggttattatttttatttcttatacttttatttatttaataaacttgTATGGGGCTAAGTTTAAgttcaacaaattttgaaaattagacAGATTCAAACATTTGAATGAAAACTattgaacaaaataattatgtttttattagttaaattaatctatagagaatttaaatttttatttaaataatctaTAAATTGCTTATGcattagttaattataatttatgaagtaaattctatttattttcttataagaaATTTTGTCCAGACaaattcttataatttatttttcatgattatCGGATTTAGCCATTATTAGGCTTGCCACTCAAAATTAAACAGATAATTTTTGGTTCACGATTAAATTAGTCTAATCTAACTAGAAAAACTCTCAATGCATAAACTTGAATGTGTCAAGGTTTACTTTGTAATTCTAAGGAAAagctctccttttttttttttaatcattttggaTCACACAATAGTAAAGAATTGAGTGCACTAAAATATCAAAAGTATgtttattataaacttatatgCTTCTACATAGAACttctaattataaattattcaattttgagctcaattttaatcaaaatgAATTCTACAATATCATGTTTGTTAGCATTCAGCAccttattatgtattttaaggaaaaataatCTAATCCACTCAACTTCAAAGcttaatttaactttatgtcaaattacataataagcatcaaatatattttatgctttTGATATAGTAAATGctttatttgtaaaagaaaaaaaaacaacttttgtaaCCTTAACCAGGATGAGACTCATTAAACCGTCCTTCAACAATtctatataataacaaataaatagtttttgttCATCATGGTAGACAGGGTGATGAAATTCATGCAACTACACCTATTGAACACAAGCATACCATTGCCGTGTTGCTTAAGCCACTGTGACGATGACTAATCAGGCAACTGATGGCGGTGTTAGATAACACGTTAGAACACAATACCAAGTGGCAACAAGCTCAGGTATTTATCATATTAGGACATGCTTCTGGAATGCTGTCAAAGCAGTGCCAATCTACCAGTCACCGCGTCCACAGATGATTTTGGTCCTGACAAAAAATGCAGCACATTACAAAAGCtgtcaacaaagaaaaaaggtaGCAACTTTGAAAAACATCAGCATCAAATCCAAGACTGTGACATTCAATTGTTCAATTCTGCAGAAGCATTTAGATTTTCTTGCACGTGTTTTTGGTCTTACATGACATGCAGGCAACAGGAAGCTTACCAGGTCCAACAGCAAGAACAGTTTTTGATCCTGCCGAAACCTGAACATATAAAAGCGTTAGCAATGATACTATCAAAAGCCACAATGTGAGGATGTTAGAAGATGAAAGCAAACCCTTCAACAATCAATGCTATTGCATTACTAAGTTAGTATTAACAATTACACAAGGAGAGTTCATCACTAAGTATCAACTCTATGCTAGATTTATAAGGTGATGCTATACTTTATTTCTAGCCAAATATGAGGCATTACCTGTGTTCTTCCTGCGTCAGCAACAACAAATGTAGGAAGGCCAATACTCTCAGCTGCGTCCTTCAGTTTATTCCTGATCCAAAGAGAAGTCATCAATGCATTGTAGGTCTTGTTCTACTGAACAAGTGAATTTACAGTATCCAGATTAAAATCACATGCTTACATCTCTTGTTGATTCCTACAAGTCACAACAATTTTGGGCTGGCCACACTGTTCCCATTGTCTCAGAAGAGACCTATCACTGCAAAAGTACAAGGTGCTGGAGTTTATTACAGCAATAAGCTTGCTGGTAGAAGCTATTATATCAAAGAATACGTAGTCTAAATGAACTTTTAAGGTATAATAATATCGCTACAAAGTATAGCAAAATCACAGGTATGAAATAATCATCATTTTCATGTTCAATATGAAATGCTTTAAAACTAAACATGTCAAGTTCCTATTTTCATTTGCTTTAAGGTAATGAAAATTATCTCCTTGAGTATAACCAACTTTACAGTATGCATCTAAAAAAACTGACAACAATGTCATCCCAGCACTGGATTATGTTAAGTCACAACCATATTGGCCATCATGCGCCTACAAAAGTTGTCCTGAAGGTTGAACAACATGGCACAATCTTTTAAACATTATGTGAACCTAGATGTGGTCTTGTTTCTTCATGAAGGAGATGTTGGTAGGTGAATTCCCAGGACTCCAAGGACCACTAATTAGATATCTAGAACATGCCCCAATGCTTTGAAATGGACACTTCTCAGAACAAAAGTACCTTTGCATTAACTCAGCATACATGCCAGTTGCAGCATCTGCAACAAAATGTAAATGTAAAGGCATAAACTAAGAAACATAAAGGATGCAAAAGGAagtgataaagaaatttgtaatAGTGAAAAGAGACTCTTGACAAATTTGAGTTAAACAACACTTCAAAAGTTAGCAATAGTTTGATATCTTACGAGCACATTGAGATGCAATCTTTCCAGATTTCATCTTCAAGTCTTGTCGAACGACCAGAACCTGACAGAAAAAAGTGCACTTTTTAAAATCAGAAGTGGTTTTTGTACATAAAATGGTAGATGTTTCTAACAATTAAAAGGAATGCATGTAACATCTATTTACCTGCCCATGAATTTTTTGAAACAGAAGAGGAGTTCAATTAATCTAATTATTGAGTAATTAGATTCATGGATACAAAAAACTTTGTATACACTGCTGCTTCAAATTACttctaaaaaagtaaaaaaaattataaacttgtTCCTGGGTTTTGTTCAGTGATTCTACAGAGAAAACTGTTCACATATAATCATCAATGATTAAACAAGGTCATTCGGCAAACTTTCCTCCTAACTGAGAAAAAGCAGATGGATAGTAAGGGAACAATTTTAATCATGCACGTCCTTCCGATAAACATGAATGACTTGCTTACATGATGTACAGACAGTGGCAAATGTGATGAAGGTAACCATATGCAGGTAAACCTCTAATGATACGAGAGAGTGGCAAATGTGATGAAATGACAAACCATTTTAAGTTCTCGGTCACCATTGCTGGAGACTGAGAGTTTCTCTTGAAGCTTGGTAGATGACAATTGTTTCTTGGACAAGTGATTTCTACTGGGCTTCGTTAAATCTAACAACAACCCAAAAATGAAACCTATAACAAGACCTGGAATGAAGTTCTCTGCCTTGAAGCTCCCTGCGAACCATTCTCCCTTTTGTTTCTGTTGTTGCTATACAAACAAACACTCAGGCAAACAAATAGCAAATTCAAGGTACACAGCGTATGAAAACGCACAAAATAGAATTGACATGGTTCCCAATATATAAGGGGTAAAAAGAAGTAACTCAAAGATTGGAATTTTGGACCACCCCTTTCCTGAGGGAGAGGTCCATGGTTGTTCAAAAGGATGgtgaaa
This DNA window, taken from Vigna radiata var. radiata cultivar VC1973A chromosome 5, Vradiata_ver6, whole genome shotgun sequence, encodes the following:
- the LOC106761364 gene encoding uncharacterized protein LOC106761364 isoform X2 translates to MASRYRSVSQPALSFIKSTITKPASKPTPSAFLLKTRSPVTARWVGGELGCLQSLLPLHSAVSSARLTSCLGIDSSRSRSLSQEMGLSTPR
- the LOC106761364 gene encoding uncharacterized protein LOC106761364 isoform X1, coding for MASRYRSVSQPALSFIKSTITKPASKPTPSAFLLKTRSPVTARWVGGELGCLQSLLPLHSAVSSARLTSCLGIDSSRSRSLSQGMLCSANPGV
- the LOC106760974 gene encoding peptidyl-tRNA hydrolase 2, mitochondrial isoform X2 is translated as MFSSILNSNQPRDKKQKGEWFAGSFKAENFIPGLVIGFIFGLLLDLTKPSRNHLSKKQLSSTKLQEKLSVSSNGDRELKMVLVVRQDLKMKSGKIASQCAHAATGMYAELMQSDRSLLRQWEQCGQPKIVVTCRNQQEMNKLKDAAESIGLPTFVVADAGRTQVSAGSKTVLAVGPGPKSSVDAVTGRLALL
- the LOC106760974 gene encoding peptidyl-tRNA hydrolase 2, mitochondrial isoform X1; protein product: MFSSILNSNQPRDKQQQKQKGEWFAGSFKAENFIPGLVIGFIFGLLLDLTKPSRNHLSKKQLSSTKLQEKLSVSSNGDRELKMVLVVRQDLKMKSGKIASQCAHAATGMYAELMQSDRSLLRQWEQCGQPKIVVTCRNQQEMNKLKDAAESIGLPTFVVADAGRTQVSAGSKTVLAVGPGPKSSVDAVTGRLALL
- the LOC106760974 gene encoding peptidyl-tRNA hydrolase 2, mitochondrial isoform X3, encoding MFSSILNSNQPRDKQQQKQKGEWFAGSFKAENFIPGLVIGFIFGLLLDLTKPSRNHLSKKQLSSTKLQEKLSVSSNGDRELKMVLVVRQDLKMKSGKIASQCAHAATGMYAELMQSDRSLLRQWEQCGQPKIVVTCRNQQEMNKLKDAAESIGLPTFVVADAGRTQVSAGSKTVLAVGPGKLPVACMS